The Bacteroidales bacterium genomic sequence CCCGAAAGTCGGAATTCTGCCACCATAAGAAGCATAGGTACAACTATGCCAAGCATACCTGTTAAAAAAGCTCTGATACTTTCATTGAGCGCCTTGATTCGCCATACAAGCCAGGCTAAAAAGGCTCCCGCTCCCATATTTAAAGAATTTACCCCTAATGTAATTAAACCGCCATGTTGAATGATCAGGCTTTGAAAAAGAAGTGCGGCAAAAATTGCCGGGAAAGCCCGCCTCCCGAGGATTATTGCGGCAACCCCGAACAAACCAAGATGCACTGATGTTCCAGCTATCGGAAAATGAATCAGGGATGCCACAAAAAGTGCAGCAGCGGTCATACCCATCTTGGGTACATCCTCTTGCGGTGTTTTTCGTCCCGCGATCCATACCAGCCCGATTGCAGCTACATTAGCAGCAATACAGATGTTGGTGTCAATTATGCCGTCTGAGATATGCA encodes the following:
- a CDS encoding cobalt transporter CbiM — its product is MHISDGIIDTNICIAANVAAIGLVWIAGRKTPQEDVPKMGMTAAALFVASLIHFPIAGTSVHLGLFGVAAIILGRRAFPAIFAALLFQSLIIQHGGLITLGVNSLNMGAGAFLAWLVWRIKALNESIRAFLTGMLGIVVPMLLMVAEFRLSGYGSRIIYLMGVYLLVAIFEGVITLSAAGFFRRVRPEIMD